The window TCCACCAGACCCTCAAGCACGAGCTGCTGGGCAGGACCACGCTGTGGCGCGACCTCGAGCATTGCGACCGGGAGTTCGCCCGGTTTCGCGAGACCTACAACCACGTCCGCCCGCACCGCTCGCTCGATCTCGACTGCCCCGCCGACCGCTACCGCGCCTCGGAGCGAGCCTTGCCCGCGACCATACCCCACTGCCTGAGCTTCTACGGCGAGGCCGAGCAGGTGCGCAAGGTGAAGAGCAAAGGCGACCTGATGTTCAAGGGACGCAGCTTCTTCATCGGAAGGGCCTTCATCGGGGAAAGCGTGGCGATAAACCAGTTCGACGATCTTCGCTGGGAAGTTTTCTACTGCTGGAAAAGCTTGGGGATGATCGACCTGAGCCGCGCGACCAAGCCTAGAAACAACTACAACGCGCTTCTTGCTCCCCCTGGACGCCTAGGCGTCCAGGGGGAGCAAGAAGCCCACCTGAAAAGCGTTAACCATGTACCTTAACATGTGTTAACTATGTCCTTGCGCTAAACACTCGCGCCACGATGCAGGATACGCGATTGGGGGTCTGCGGCACGTCGCCTTTTGGCTTCGCTCAAGATCTATGACAAGCAACGGCCCCGCAGGTAGACAGCAATTCCGCTGCTTTTGGTGATTAACCTTTTTTTTGGGGGGAGGTTTTTCTTCGCCTTAAGCGTTTCGCATCAGCAGCGAGCTCGTATCCGTTTAGCGGAACATGAGGATCGGCACGTGGCAGTCGCGAGCGAGAGTCGCGGTGGTGCTGCCGATGAGCATGCGTTTGGCGCGGGAGTGGCCATAGGCTCCCATCGCGAGAAGGTCGAAGCCGACATTCTCGACTTCATCCGTGATGACCTTGGCGGGCTCGCCTTCTCGAATACGGGCTTTGGCGGTGAAGCCAGCTTTATTGAGCGCTTCAGCGGCGTCTTGAACCTCGTTGCGGTTTCGATCGTCATCGCGGCCTACCCGTAGGACGTCGATTTCTACGTTGGCGCAAAGCGGATGTTCCTTCAGGAAGGCGAGAGCCTTTTGCGAACTGGGGCCTCCGTCATAGGCGAGGAGGCAACGTTTGATCGGCTTGAAGGCGCGGGAGGAAACGAGCACGGGGCACTTGGCGACGCGGAGGGTACGCTCGATGTTGGTGCCGAGGTGTTTCATGGCGATGGCGTGGTTCACGCCGCGCTTCCCGATGATGATGAGGTCGACGTTGTTTTGAATGTCCTCCAAGACGTCAACGAAGAGACCGTGTCGCAATTCGGTATCCACGTTTTGGATTCCTGCTGCTTGGATGTGACGCAGGGCCTCGGAGAGGATTGCCTCGCCCTTCACCTGCGCCAAACGGGCTCGTTCGCGGTCAAAGTTGACCAAGTCGTTCATCAGGCTGTCGTAAGCTTCCGGGCCGATGTTGCCGGAGAAATCCGCGAGGGCTGCCTTTTCTCGGTGAGGGTTCAGAGTGTGGACGACGCGTAGCGAGGTGTTGAGTTGCTTGCTTGCCCAGACGGCATGGTCGTAGACGCTCGCCGCGTAGGAGGATCCGTCAGTGAAGCTGAGAACTGTGTTCATGATGGGGAAATTGGCTGTGGGTTGGCTTAGTGTCCGCCGAGGTCTTGAGAGGCGCCGGGCTTGTCGTGTACGGCGAGCTTGCCTACGATAGTAGCGCTCGCTTCGTTGAGGCCAAGGATTTCTACCTCAGTTCCTTCGCGGCGGAACTTGAGGACCACCTTGTCGAGGGCTGTGACGGCGGAAAGGTCCCAGAAGTGAGCTTTCGAGACGTCGATGGTGACCTTTCTCAGTACTTCGGAAAAGTCGAAGGAGCGGGAAAAGTCAGAGGCGGAGACGAAGAAGAGCTGGCCGCTGATGCGGTAGACGCGTTCCTGGGTATTCGGCTCGCGGGTACTTGATACATCTAGGAGTTGAGCGACCTTGTGGGCAAAGGAGAGGGCGCTCAGCAACACTCCCACCATAACGCCGTAGGCCAGGTTATGGGTATAGACGACGACGCCCACAGTCGAAAGCATTACGAAGGAGGTGAACTTCGGATGGGTTTTCAGGTTTTTTATCGAGCTCCAGCTGAAGGTTCCGATCGATACCATGATCATGACTGCTACGAGGGCGGCCATCGGAATGCGGCTGACCCAGTCGTCCAGCAACAGGATGAGGATGAGCAGAAAGATGCCTGCCCAGAGAGTGGAAAGACGACCGCGGCCGCCGGACTTTACGTTGATCACGGATTGGCCGATCATGGCGCAGCCGGCCATGCCACCGAAGAATCCGGTGATAAAGTTGGCGATTCCCTGGCCGCGACACTCGCGGTTCTTGTCGCTTTCGGAGTCCGTAAGTTCGTCGACAATGGTCGAGGTCATAAGGGATTCCAACAGGCCTACGATCGCGAGCGGGAAGGAGTAGGGCAGGATGATCCACAGGGTGTCTAGGTTGAGAGGGACTTGTGGAATGAAGAAGGGAGGGAATTCGGAAGGAAGTTGTCCCTTGTCGCCCACTGTTGGAAGAAAATCCATGCCGAATCCCAGCGAGATTCCCGTGATGACGATGATGCAAACCAAGGGAGAGGGGACGCTCTTGGTCAGCAGCGGGAGCAGGTAGATGATAGCCAAGCCGCCAGCGACCATAGCGTACATGCGCCAGTCTTGACCGACGAATTCGGGAAGCTGGGCCATGAAGATCAGGATCGCCAAGGCATTTACGAAGCCGGTGGTGACCGACTTGGAGACGAATTTTAGGGAGTCACCCAGCTTCAATGCGCCCGCGAGGAACTGCAGGACGCCTGTCAGAATAGTGGCCGCGAACAGGTACTGCAGGCCGTGGTCTTTCACTAGATCGACCATGAGCAGCGCCATCGCTCCAGTAGCCGCCGAGATCATGCCGGGCCGTCCCCCAGCGAAAGCGGTGATGAGGGCGATGCTGAAAGAGGCGTAGAGGCCGACCTTTGGGTCCACCCCTGCGATGATCGAGAAGGCGATGGCTTCGGGGATGAGCGCCAAGGCCACGACCGTGCCGGCGAGGAAGTCTCGCGGCGCGTTTGATATCCAGTTCTCTCTAAAGGTGTTTTTCATGGTGTGAGCGTCTAAAAGGGAACGAGGTCTCGCGTTTTCGAGAAAGCGGCGTTTCGCCCCGGCAAGCGGAAAAGCTGGGAAGGGAACCCCATACCTAGCTCGGGTCAATCGATAATGCGGGCCTTATACTGATTCCCTATTGTTTGCGTTTCCGCCTGCTTGGTGTTGCTTGCTTGCCTTGTGTTTGGGAATCTGAGCGGGCAAGGAGTTTATTTTACAAATAACAACTAATTAACAAACATGTTTTAAAATTCCGTTGTCTTGAACTAGGGCAGGCTTCACAAAGCTCATAATTGCCACAGAACTAAAGAGGTAAGCGTAAGGTATTACCTCTAACAGCGCCCGTAACTCCCCCATGAACAAATTGTATATCGTCGATGGTCAGAAGACCGTCTGCCAGATGCTCGCCGAAAGCTTAACGTCCCGTAACTACGAAGTCGTAGGAACGTCCGACAAGATCTCGGGAGTTGTCGACGATGCGGTGGAGCTGGGGCCTGAAATGATCATCCTGGAGATGAACTTGCCGGATGGTCGCGGAGCGGACCTGATTTCCAAGGTTCGCGCTCGTTTGCCGGACGCTCGCTTTCTTGTCTTTTCGGATGTCAAGTTGAGCGAGAGCATCAAGGCTTGCTTGCAGGCTGGCGCTCATGGCTTCGTCGAAAAGTCGGTGGACTTCGACATGTTTTTAAACGCCGTCAAGATCGTGAGCGAAGGGGGCTGCTTCTTTGGGTTCAACATTACGGAGGTGTTGCGCACGGTTGTGAGCGACAACAAGAAGAAGAGCCAGTACAACGATAACCTGACCCAACGCGAACGCGAAGTCTTGCAGCTGATCGCCCAGGGGAACAGCAACAAGGATATTGCGGCAAAGCTCGAGCTCAGCGTCAAGACGGTCGACAACCATCGCTGCAGCATGATGCGCAAGCTCGACGTGCACAACGTGGCAGCCATTACTCGTTACGCGATCGAGCACCGCCTCATCTCCGTCAATTTCGTCGATTAGCGGCCTCGACCGTGTTGAGCGGGAGCCTAGTCGTTCTGCTGGGCTTGAACTGCTGTCAGGGCGATGGTGTAGATGATGTCGTCCACCAGGGCGCCGCGCGACAAGTCGTTCACCGGCTTCTTGAGGCCCTGCAGCATGGGACCGATTGATATCACGTTCGCTGAACGCTGTACTGCCTTATAGGTGGTGTTACCGGTATTGAGGTCAGGGAAAATGAATACGTTGGCCTTGCCGGCGACCGGGCTGTCGGGAGCTTTGGTGCGCGCGACATCGGCGATTGCGGCAGCGTCGTACTGAAGCGGACCATCGATGATAATGTCGGGACGGGCTTCTTTTACCAGGCGAGTCGCTTCAACCACCTTGTCGACGTCGGCGCCCGAGCCGGAGCCGAGGGTGCTGTAGCTGATCATCGCCACGAGTGGATCGATGCCGAAGGCCTTGGCCGAGTCGGCGCTCTGGATGGCGATGTCTGCGAGTTCCTCTGCGTTGGGATCTGGGTTGATGGCGCAGTCGCCATAGACCAGCACTTGGTCGGGCAAGCACATGAAGAATACGGAGGAAGCGATCTTTGCTCCCGGCCGGGTCTTGATTAGCTGCATGGCAGGGCGAACGGTGTTGGCCGAAGAGTGTACGGCTCCCGAAACCAGTCCGTCCACTTCGTCGTGCTTGAGCATCATGGTGCCGAGCACCACGTTGTCGCTCAAGTGGTCGCGAGCGATTTTCTCGGTCATGTTTTTGTGTCGCCTCATTTCGACCAATGAGGGCACGTAGCGTTCTCTAATCACGTCCGGATTTACGATCTCCAGTCCGGTGGGCAAGCTGAGCCCCATAGCGTCCGCCTTGAGTTGGATGGAGTAGGGGTTGCCGAGCAATACGCACTTGGCGATGCCGCGTTCCGTGCAGGCCACAGCGGCTTGCATCGTGCGGGGTTCGTCGCCTTCCGGCAGGATGATGCGCTTGGGCTTTTGGCGAGCGTTGCGGGTAAGCATGTGGCGAAACGCAGGTGGGGAAAGCTGGCGTTTCATCTGGGATGCGAGCGTATTGCGAATCCAACTACTGCTGATGCTGATAGCAACGGTTTCCATTGCTTGGTTGATGCGGTCGTTGTCGTCCGGCGCGATCTCGAGGTTCATGTCGTAGAGCGCCCGTGCCGTTTCGAAGGAAGTCTTGCTCACTCGCATGACCGGCAAGCCGCTTTTCCATGCGATTTGGCAGAGTTTGACGATACGTTCGTCTGGCCGCTGGTCGCTTGTCAGGACGAGGCCGGCAAGGCGAGTGCCGTTGAGGGACGCCATGCTGGCGGCGAGGATGATGTCGCTGCGGTCGGAAGGCGTCACCAGAAGGGTTCCGGTCTTGAGCGTGTGCAGCAAGTTCGTGACGTTGCGAGCAAGCAGCTCGATCTTGAAGACGCGACGGCTAGTCATGTCGCCTTCGTTGAGGACCTCGGCATTGACGAGTTTCGCGACGTCTGAAACGCGTGGGGCAAGCAATTTTTCGTCGCGCGGTATCATGCCGATCATCTCCAAGTCGTCGTTCCTGAAGACGGGGCAGTTGTTTTTGATGAACTGCTTGAGCGGTTCTACCCCGATGCCGTCAAAGTCGATGTTGTCACGGGCCGCGTCGATGTCTGCCTTGTTGATGACGACGCCGGCCACGCGTCCCTTGAAGTCGTGAACGGCCAGCTCCAGTTCTTTGTTCAGGTGGTCTAGGCTGCGGTTGCCGAGGCTGGTGACGAGGATTTGCTTAGAGGAGAGGGTTTGGGCGAGTTTGGAGTTGAGGCGGGCTCCCATGGGGAAGCGTTCGGTTTGGATCAGGCCTTCAACGATGAGCACGTCAGCGTTTTTGGACGCTTCCTCGAAACGCTGGATGATGTTTTCTAGGAGGAGCTCGAGATGCTCTTCGCTCACTAGCTTCTTGGCTTCCTCCATGGAAATGGGTTCCGGAGGTGTGAGGGTGGTAACGGCCCTGATGAAGCTGGTGGAGCGGTCGCCGGGTTCGTCTGGAGTTACCGGTTGGGCGATGGGCTTGAAGAAGCCGACCCTTACCCCTTGTCGTTCGAGGGCCCGTACAAGCCCTATGGATACGGTCGAGAGGCCGACTTTGGCTCCCGTGGGTACTGTTAGGAATACATGCTTCATCTTATTTGCTTCCGACGAGTTGTTCGGTTTCGCGGGCGATCATGAGTTCTTCGTTGGTGGGGATCACGATTACCTTAACCGGTGAGTTCGCTTGTGAAATGATTCCATCCTGGTCGACCCCAGCGGTGGCGTTCGCCTGCTCGTCTACCAGCATCCCGAGGTGCTGGAGCCTAACGAGCGTTTCGGTACGGGTCTGGACGTCGTTTTCTCCGATGCCTCCGGTGAAGACGAGGGCGTCGCACTTGTCCAATGCAGCTCTCAGGGAGGCGATGCTTTTGGCGAGGCGGCGGGTGAAGATTGAGACGGCTCGCTTCGCGGCTTCGTTTCCGTTGGCGGATGCCTGCCGCAGCGAGCGCATGTCGTTGGAAAATTCAGAGAGTCCGAGCAGACCGCTTTTTTTGTTTAGAATCGTATCGATTTCTTCGATACTAAGCCCGAGGGCTCGGTGCAGGTGGAAAACGATTCCGGGGTCAAGGTCTCCGCTTCGCGTGCCCATGACCAGACCTTCGAGTGGGGTCAGTCCCATGGTAGTATCCACGCAAGCGCCGTTTTCGATGGCGGCGGCGCTGCAGCCGTTGCCGAGGTGGGCGGTGATGATGCTCGTTTGGTCTAAGGGCTTGCCGAGGATGCGGGCTGCCTCCGAGGTGACGTACTTGTGGCTGGAGCCATGAAACCCGTAGCGCCTGATGCCGTGCTCGCGGTAAAGTTCGTAGGGAATGGCGTAGAGGTAAGCCTCGGGTTCTATGGTTTGGTGGAACGCGGTGTCGAAAACGCCGACTTGCGGGAGTTCTGGAAAGTGCTGTCTCGAAGACTCGATGCCCAAAAGGTTTGCTGGATTGTGCAAGGGAGCGAGCGAGGAGCAGGATTTAACTGCGTCCAGAGCCTCCTGGTCCATAAGGCAAGCCGAGGTGAACCGCTCTCCGCCATGCACCACGCGATGTCCGACTGCCTCGATTTCGAGGTGCATCTCGTCGGAGGCCAAAAAGTTGGCGAGCGTATCCAAGGATGCTTCGTGTTCGGAACCGCCCGGCAGGTTTCCCTTCTTGGGAGCGGAGAGAAGAGGGCTCTCAAGCTTGAAGCTAGGGGCTTGGGAACCGAGTTTGTCGAACAGGCCACGGGCGAGGTCTTTGCCCGTTTGGGTGTCGATGACAGAAAATTTCAGGGAGGAGCTCCCGCAGTTTATGACCAGTATGTTCATTAGCTGACTGCATTTTGCGAATCAGGCTGATGATATCAACTAATCACGACGGCCTTACAAACCCAAATTAAAGAAAGTTTAGTAATTAATTATGAAATACGGGCCAGGAAGGGGGCAGATTGTTGGGCTTACTTACGTAACTTGATTATTCCGACAGAGTTCAGCATGCGAATGATCGGGTAGGTCAGGTCCAGCTCGAACCAGCGCTGAGCGAAGTTTGCCCTTCTCGGAT of the Pelagicoccus enzymogenes genome contains:
- a CDS encoding universal stress protein; amino-acid sequence: MNTVLSFTDGSSYAASVYDHAVWASKQLNTSLRVVHTLNPHREKAALADFSGNIGPEAYDSLMNDLVNFDRERARLAQVKGEAILSEALRHIQAAGIQNVDTELRHGLFVDVLEDIQNNVDLIIIGKRGVNHAIAMKHLGTNIERTLRVAKCPVLVSSRAFKPIKRCLLAYDGGPSSQKALAFLKEHPLCANVEIDVLRVGRDDDRNRNEVQDAAEALNKAGFTAKARIREGEPAKVITDEVENVGFDLLAMGAYGHSRAKRMLIGSTTATLARDCHVPILMFR
- a CDS encoding SulP family inorganic anion transporter — encoded protein: MKNTFRENWISNAPRDFLAGTVVALALIPEAIAFSIIAGVDPKVGLYASFSIALITAFAGGRPGMISAATGAMALLMVDLVKDHGLQYLFAATILTGVLQFLAGALKLGDSLKFVSKSVTTGFVNALAILIFMAQLPEFVGQDWRMYAMVAGGLAIIYLLPLLTKSVPSPLVCIIVITGISLGFGMDFLPTVGDKGQLPSEFPPFFIPQVPLNLDTLWIILPYSFPLAIVGLLESLMTSTIVDELTDSESDKNRECRGQGIANFITGFFGGMAGCAMIGQSVINVKSGGRGRLSTLWAGIFLLILILLLDDWVSRIPMAALVAVMIMVSIGTFSWSSIKNLKTHPKFTSFVMLSTVGVVVYTHNLAYGVMVGVLLSALSFAHKVAQLLDVSSTREPNTQERVYRISGQLFFVSASDFSRSFDFSEVLRKVTIDVSKAHFWDLSAVTALDKVVLKFRREGTEVEILGLNEASATIVGKLAVHDKPGASQDLGGH
- a CDS encoding LuxR C-terminal-related transcriptional regulator translates to MNKLYIVDGQKTVCQMLAESLTSRNYEVVGTSDKISGVVDDAVELGPEMIILEMNLPDGRGADLISKVRARLPDARFLVFSDVKLSESIKACLQAGAHGFVEKSVDFDMFLNAVKIVSEGGCFFGFNITEVLRTVVSDNKKKSQYNDNLTQREREVLQLIAQGNSNKDIAAKLELSVKTVDNHRCSMMRKLDVHNVAAITRYAIEHRLISVNFVD
- the pta gene encoding phosphate acetyltransferase, whose product is MKHVFLTVPTGAKVGLSTVSIGLVRALERQGVRVGFFKPIAQPVTPDEPGDRSTSFIRAVTTLTPPEPISMEEAKKLVSEEHLELLLENIIQRFEEASKNADVLIVEGLIQTERFPMGARLNSKLAQTLSSKQILVTSLGNRSLDHLNKELELAVHDFKGRVAGVVINKADIDAARDNIDFDGIGVEPLKQFIKNNCPVFRNDDLEMIGMIPRDEKLLAPRVSDVAKLVNAEVLNEGDMTSRRVFKIELLARNVTNLLHTLKTGTLLVTPSDRSDIILAASMASLNGTRLAGLVLTSDQRPDERIVKLCQIAWKSGLPVMRVSKTSFETARALYDMNLEIAPDDNDRINQAMETVAISISSSWIRNTLASQMKRQLSPPAFRHMLTRNARQKPKRIILPEGDEPRTMQAAVACTERGIAKCVLLGNPYSIQLKADAMGLSLPTGLEIVNPDVIRERYVPSLVEMRRHKNMTEKIARDHLSDNVVLGTMMLKHDEVDGLVSGAVHSSANTVRPAMQLIKTRPGAKIASSVFFMCLPDQVLVYGDCAINPDPNAEELADIAIQSADSAKAFGIDPLVAMISYSTLGSGSGADVDKVVEATRLVKEARPDIIIDGPLQYDAAAIADVARTKAPDSPVAGKANVFIFPDLNTGNTTYKAVQRSANVISIGPMLQGLKKPVNDLSRGALVDDIIYTIALTAVQAQQND
- a CDS encoding acetate kinase, yielding MNILVINCGSSSLKFSVIDTQTGKDLARGLFDKLGSQAPSFKLESPLLSAPKKGNLPGGSEHEASLDTLANFLASDEMHLEIEAVGHRVVHGGERFTSACLMDQEALDAVKSCSSLAPLHNPANLLGIESSRQHFPELPQVGVFDTAFHQTIEPEAYLYAIPYELYREHGIRRYGFHGSSHKYVTSEAARILGKPLDQTSIITAHLGNGCSAAAIENGACVDTTMGLTPLEGLVMGTRSGDLDPGIVFHLHRALGLSIEEIDTILNKKSGLLGLSEFSNDMRSLRQASANGNEAAKRAVSIFTRRLAKSIASLRAALDKCDALVFTGGIGENDVQTRTETLVRLQHLGMLVDEQANATAGVDQDGIISQANSPVKVIVIPTNEELMIARETEQLVGSK